A stretch of the Uranotaenia lowii strain MFRU-FL chromosome 3, ASM2978415v1, whole genome shotgun sequence genome encodes the following:
- the LOC129755479 gene encoding GRIP and coiled-coil domain-containing protein 2-like: MDTSQSTSAEHDSATKKASPFDNLTRDDLVKKCRGLLGIAQKAKQAKDEAQEEIKQLKDQLNQAAAQKTADKDCLRAMQEVVDSLTEQKLQSAMRVDELQKSTVQLRGELEKLSDENEAFQRQIKRATEENEELLGNLSQMEQKLKDSEQDAAKAKGEVSGKEEKLIRKLKLYKNKVQEISAKLMLLKSDRKILMKTVKEYSEQVPKWQKELMNASGIVFKKTQQLEIENQKLQQQVEELNKLNEKPSVEEGAYAELHSKVSEQEAIINQLNEQLSGIAEKDEHISIQLNQIRQLESEADEYKKRLDQYAEEKDNANNSLNACKLTLEELQKASALKVSDLENKLHSEVKQKESHLKDLQRLQEDLEKSVQENEKLQAAAKKSDSNPAMEELQKRYRELEHAKLTLEHEKRTLIEKIKTIQASTVLAELQTHLDQLQQRCSSQTEELDIKRKELSDLENANNQLQSQLEELHENYKTEAATKDSQLSDLEKKLANEREENEKLHQSLQAASISEELQNELRTKSNRLSELELSLQTERDKIVTFESKIDSFESSFQQLGVQNQDLKQKLTQSIFDQEKLQKKLMETSSALETLQGHYNMLTSENQQLHSAYSQLSQDHSTCNEDINTLRSKLELTKLENSELLSELKEINEILKERGGVISLQLSKISDLESQKQTLQQKLNELDCPDIAQLRLRNQELEQQLSEKETELGQLRASVGDRSFDGQSDVMSTSTISRLEEAGRMRDLEDSFEEKYNKLRALAVRLKKKVSEQTLTLQQYEKERESKAVAGGKNLQSLQAEYDKLLDQLEGERQRNETLEAELKCAKTSADSGKTLEDASAHQREQELSLKREKEAFNLVKKEIEAENQKLKNALKAKEKQFTDELESQKELKAELEKLRLAAKKANVLNLEMEAYEKSLAELNRKLEAKKEQVKELEGNLEAQEGTTKSLKSQIALLEQSLSGERSHSQELKKNVDLQQEKLRVSEHQRGELNVELAQLKVDFERIKIEMETGKVELNEAITEKEKSCGVFEAEKSKILKQVYSLESELSSLKETLAEKEQELEDNKAEFASYKIRAQSVLRQNQSKDNSREQELMEEVETVRKTLEVTQSKFQTFSQQLMDANKSCEELKADKVRLQARCKELHELLEVGRLQNETLMEEIRGSNLNHQEALKTQRLQNETLVNCYKKQLEDMQEKHTQELKELQSQIKQQQPRDVMDSTDSKNNNFQPGLLGPIPKGQHISDEQKISLLLMEREECEGSESTSSQNGATGGTHRKISNSSHHQQLRSQRSNRDLIPLDELLNSSFDDGSSVLYGDGVDDENNSPSQLVGRTVSPTVELQQTRGLLTKQESRVRHLTALLAEAEQDLAKLTQLNELLKEEVRRHERAIEREKHVHNSEYLKNVIFKFLTLNSGDERSHLVPVLNTILRLSPEETQKLNNVARGTESGGRGWTGILWN; the protein is encoded by the exons ATGGATACAAGCCAATCAACATCGGCAGAGCAT GACTCTGCCACGAAAAAAGCCAGCCCCTTCGACAATCTCACCCGAGATGATTTGGTCAAAAAATGTCGGGGACTGCTCGGAATAGCCCAGAAGGCCAAACAAGCAAAAGATG AGGCCCAAGAGGAAATTAAACAACTGAAGGATCAGTTGAATCAGGCTGCGGCGCAAAAAACAGCGGACAAAGACTGCCTCCGAGCAATGCAGGAAGTTGTTGACTCATTAACGGAACAAAAACTTCAATCGGCGATGCGGGTTGATGAGCTTCAAAAATCGACCGTCCAATTGCGCGGTGAGCTGGAAAAATTGTCAGACGAAAATGAGGCTTTCCAGCGACAAATCAAACGAGCAACGGAGGAAAACGAGGAGTTACTGGGAAATTTATCCCAGATGGAGCAAAAGTTGAAGGATTCAGAACAGGACGCTGCGAAAGCCAAAGGTGAGGTTTCTGGAAAGGAAGAAAAGCTTATTCGTAAGCTGAAGTTGTACAAAAATAAGGTACAGGAGATTTCTGCTAAACTTATGTTGCTGAAATCCGATCGTAAGATTCTGATGAAAACCGTTAAGGAATACTCAGAGCAAGTTCCTAAATGGCAGAAAGAATTGATGAATGCTTCCGGTATTGTGttcaaaaaaacacaacaactgGAGATCGAGAATCAAAAGCTGCAACAGCAGGTTGAAGAGTTAAATAAACTCAATGAGAAACCGAGTGTTGAAGAAGGAGCTTATGCTGAACTGCATAGTAAAGTCTCCGAACAGGAAGCAATCATAAATCAGCTTAACGAACAGCTTTCTGGTATTGCTGAAAAAGACGAGCACATTTCGATCCAACTGAACCAAATTCGACAACTTGAGAGTGAAGCTGATGAATACAAGAAACGTTTGGATCAATATGCAGAAGAAAAAGATAACGCCAACAACAGTTTGAATGCGTGTAAATTAACTTTGGAAGAACTGCAAAAAGCTTCAGCTCTGAAAGTGTCAGATTTGGAGAACAAACTTCATTCAGAAGTTAAACAAAAAGAGTCTCACTTAAAAGATCTTCAACGACTTCAAGAAGACTTAGAGAAATCTGTCCAAGAAAATGAGAAACTTCAAGCGGCCGCCAAAAAATCCGACAGTAATCCTGCAATGGAAGAACTGCAGAAGCGATACCGAGAATTAGAACATGCTAAGCTTACCTTAGAACATGAAAAACGAAcgcttattgaaaaaatcaaaaccatacAAGCTAGTACGGTTTTGGCGGAGCTCCAAACTCACCTAGATCAGCTACAGCAACGTTGTAGCAGCCAAACAGAAGAGCTGGACATAAAACGAAAAGAACTATCGGATCTGGAGAATGCAAACAACCAGTTACAATCACAGCTTGAGGAACTgcacgaaaattacaaaactgaagcAGCCACAAAAGATTCTCAACTTTCGGATTTAGAGAAAAAACTTGCGAATGAACgcgaagaaaatgaaaaattgcatCAAAGTTTACAAGCCGCTTCAATTTCGGAAGAACTGCAAAATGAACTACGTACCAAAAGTAATCGGTTATCCGAATTGGAGCTAAGTCTGCAAACCGAGCGGGACAAAATTGTCACGTTCGAAAGCAAGATCGACAGCTTTGAAAGCTCCTTCCAACAGTTGGGAGTTCAAAACCaagatttgaaacagaaattgACCCAATCCATTTTCGATCAGGAAAAGCTTCAGAAAAAACTGATGGAAACTAGCTCGGCCCTTGAAACGCTCCAGGGTCACTACAATATGCTAACCTCGGAAAACCAACAACTCCATTCTGCTTACTCGCAATTGTCTCAAGACCACAGCACCTGTAACGAAGACATCAACACCTTGCGCTCTAAACTGGAACTTACAAAGCTAGAAAATAGCGAACTACTTTCCGAGCTGAAAGAAATCAACGAAATATTGAAGGAACGCGGCGGAGTGATTTCATTGCAGCTTTCTAAAATATCGGATCTTGAATCCCAAAAGCAAACTCTACAGCAAAAACTAAACGAACTGGACTGTCCGGATATAGCGCAACTGCGACTCCGCAACCAGGAACTGGAGCAGCAGCTTTCCGAAAAGGAAACGGAATTGGGCCAGCTTAGAGCCAGTGTCGGGGATCGAAGCTTCGATGGACAAAGCGATGTGATGTCCACTTCCACCATATCACGGTTGGAGGAAGCCGGTCGGATGCGAGATCTGGAAGATAGTTTCGAAGAGAAGTACAACAAGCTGCGGGCCCTGGCAGTGAGgctgaagaaaaaagtttccgAACAAACGCTGACGCTTCAGCAGTACGAAAAGGAAAGAGAATCCAAGGCAGTGGCTGGAGGTAAAAACTTGCAGTCCCTGCAGGCAGAGTATGATAAGCTGCTGGACCAACTAGAAGGGGAACGTCAACGAAATGAAACTCTGGAGGCGGAACTGAAGTGTGCTAAAACGTCAGCGGATTCGGGAaag ACTCTGGAAGATGCTAGCGCACACCAACGAGAACAGGAGCTTAGCCTAAAGCGTGAAAAGGAAGCTTTTAATTTGGTTAAGAAGGAAATCGAAGCCGAAAACCAGAAGCTTAAAAACGCACTCAAAGCTAAAGAAAAGCAATTCACTGACGAGTTGGAATCCCAGAAGGAACTAAAAGCAGAGTTGGAAAAGCTCCGTCTCGCAGCCAAAAAGGCTAACGTGCTTAATTTGGAAATGGAAGCATACGAAAAGTCATTGGCTGAACTGAACCGCAAACTGGAAGCCAAGAAGGAACAGGTCAAGGAACTCGAGGGCAACTTGGAAGCGCAAGAAGGAACgactaaaagtttaaaaagtcaAATCGCTCTTCTAGAGCAAAGTTTATCTGGCGAAAGGAGTCATTCGCAGGAGCTGAAGAAGAATGTTGATTTGCAACAAGAGAAACTGCGGGTCAGTGAACATCAGAGAGGTGAGCTGAATGTGGAGCTAGCTCAACTAAAGGTTGATTTCGAGAGAATCAAAATCGAAATGGAGACTGGTAAGGTAGAGTTGAATGAGGCTATCACAGAAAAAGAGAAATCCTGTGGAGTATTTGAAGCTGAGAAAAGTAAAATATTGAAACAGGTCTACAGTTTAGAGAGTGAATTAAGCAGTCTTAAGGAAACCCTGGCTGAGAAAGAACAGGAACTGGAAGATAACAAAGCAGAATTTGCGAGCTACAAAATTAGAGCTCAATCTGTGCTAAGGCAGAATCAAAGCAAAGACAATAGTAGGGAACAGGAACTTATGGAAGAAGTGGAAACAGTTCGTAAAACTTTAGAAGTGACACAGAGCAAATTTCAAACCTTTAGTCAACAACTGATGGACGCCAACAAAAGTTGCGAAGAGCTGAAGGCAGACAAAGTGCGTCTGCAGGCTCGTTGCAAAGAGCTACACGAACTGCTCGAAGTAGGTAGACTGCAAAACGAGACCCTTATGGAAGAGATTCGAGGGTCGAATCTTAACCACCAGGAAGCATTGAAAACACAGCGTCTGCAAAATGAAACTTTGGttaattgttacaaaaaacaGCTGGAAGATATGCAGGAAAAGCACACGCAAGAACTCAAAGAACTTCAAAGCCAGATCAAGCAACAACAGCCGCGCGATGTGATGGACTCGACAGATtccaaaaacaacaatttccaACCGGGATTGTTAGGTCCTATTCCCAAGGGTCAACACATATCCGACGAGCAAAAAATAAGTCTGCTCCTGATGGAACGCGAAGAATGTGAGGGTTCGGAAAGTACCAGCTCCCAGAATGGAGCAACTGGCGGCACACATCGGAAAATTTCCAACTCTAGTCACCATCAACAGCTACGCTCTCAGCGGTCAAACCGGGATCTGATTCCGCTGGATGAACTGCTCAATTCATCGTTTGACGATGGTTCCAGTGTACTATACGGTGACGGTGTTGATGATGAAAATAACTCCCCATCCCAGCTAGTGGGTCGAACGGTTTCACCTACGGTTGAGCTGCAGCAAACTAGAGGACTCCTAACGAAACAGGAGAGCCGGGTACGTCATTTGACGGCTCTGTTGGCCGAAGCCGAACAGGATCTGGCCAAGCTGACTCAGCTGAACGAGCTGCTTAAAGAAGAAGTTCGTAGACATGAGCGAGCAATCGAGCGTGAAAAGCATGTACATAATTCGGAATATTTGAAGAATGTGATATTCAAG TTCTTAACATTGAACAGTGGGGACGAAAGATCGCATTTGGTTCCTGTCTTGAACACGATTCTCAGGCTTAGTCCGGAAGAAACGCAAAAACTGAATAATGTGGCAAGAG GAACCGAGAGCGGAGGACGTGGCTGGACCGGTATTCTGTGGAACTAG